Proteins encoded together in one Kitasatospora albolonga window:
- a CDS encoding ATP/GTP-binding protein gives MTDLLDLAPLSPMYETVRRPLYTETTTSQALYLPIAPPALGSAGAIIGRELYSGKAFVYCPFSAFGDGLPGGNMIVLGDTGQGKSALTKTYAARQIRLGRQVVVLDTKEQKEREEGEWAALGRSLTGKAPVKFVPGGGRGAACLNPMDPAIAGKRQVELVRTIVELGLGKPLGEFAGSALRIAIRRARQRAGELGRAPVLADVAAALRSPEESDATAKKRTQDELLGDGLETSYVLDRLCGSEQDATGDLTGMLDGPTSLGVDLGADMIVFDLTKVPSGGVAMTILVAVISVFLEEVWLRPLCECGTEPGQHDRIVVDADSGAWELGPNPGSGCRRYTQRKRILVCEEAWHILGTPQLASLLEKFLKFARGYGLSCIFIVHHLSDIDDSPETQAALKMADTIVIYRQKKAEAEATVARLGLPSWTAEHIMRLRRGIALWKVGEVVYPGVQHLLVEAEQHLCFSSGSMTDLTTALPDAA, from the coding sequence GTGACTGATCTGCTCGACCTCGCTCCGCTGTCCCCGATGTACGAGACGGTGCGTCGTCCCCTCTACACGGAGACGACCACCAGTCAGGCCCTCTACCTGCCGATCGCGCCGCCGGCGCTCGGCAGCGCGGGCGCGATCATCGGCCGGGAGCTGTACTCCGGGAAGGCTTTCGTTTACTGCCCTTTCTCGGCGTTCGGTGACGGCCTCCCCGGTGGCAACATGATCGTTCTGGGCGACACCGGCCAAGGAAAGTCGGCCCTGACCAAGACGTACGCCGCACGGCAGATTCGCCTCGGTCGACAGGTGGTCGTTCTCGACACCAAGGAACAGAAAGAGCGGGAGGAAGGCGAGTGGGCCGCGCTCGGCCGCTCGCTCACCGGCAAGGCCCCGGTGAAGTTCGTCCCCGGCGGTGGCCGCGGTGCCGCGTGCCTCAACCCGATGGACCCGGCCATCGCGGGCAAGCGGCAGGTCGAGCTGGTGCGGACGATCGTGGAACTCGGTCTCGGGAAGCCTCTGGGAGAGTTCGCCGGCTCGGCCTTGCGGATCGCGATCCGCAGGGCTCGCCAGCGGGCGGGCGAACTCGGCCGCGCCCCGGTCCTGGCCGACGTCGCCGCCGCGCTGCGGTCACCGGAAGAGTCCGACGCGACGGCCAAGAAGCGTACGCAGGACGAACTGCTCGGCGATGGCCTGGAGACGTCATACGTCTTGGACCGGCTCTGCGGAAGCGAGCAGGACGCGACCGGCGACCTCACCGGCATGCTCGACGGCCCGACCAGCCTCGGCGTGGACCTCGGCGCCGACATGATCGTTTTCGACCTGACCAAGGTCCCGTCCGGCGGCGTGGCCATGACCATCCTGGTCGCCGTGATCTCGGTCTTCCTCGAAGAGGTCTGGCTGCGCCCGCTGTGCGAGTGCGGGACGGAACCGGGACAGCACGACCGCATCGTGGTCGACGCGGACTCCGGGGCCTGGGAGCTGGGGCCGAACCCCGGCTCCGGCTGCCGCCGCTACACGCAGCGCAAGCGCATCCTCGTCTGCGAGGAAGCCTGGCACATCCTCGGGACTCCCCAACTCGCTTCGTTGCTTGAGAAGTTCTTGAAATTCGCGCGGGGATATGGGCTGAGCTGCATCTTCATCGTCCATCACCTGTCCGACATTGACGACAGCCCGGAGACCCAAGCGGCGCTGAAGATGGCCGACACCATCGTGATCTACAGGCAGAAAAAGGCCGAGGCGGAAGCGACGGTGGCCCGGCTGGGCCTGCCGTCCTGGACAGCCGAGCACATCATGCGTCTGCGCCGCGGAATCGCGCTGTGGAAGGTCGGCGAAGTGGTCTACCCCGGGGTTCAGCACCTCCTGGTCGAGGCCGAGCAGCATCTCTGCTTCTCCTCCGGCTCGATGACCGACCTGACCACTGCCTTGCCGGACGCGGCGTGA
- a CDS encoding ATP-binding protein, with translation MPDSDPADEVLEESPGDLEWHSRARADYALTRWRRATPPRFRDAEATLPEVVQWADRALADNAAAGALLLTGLTGTGKTHQAYGALKRVAAGAPDRFELIAVNSADMYGNLRPSQVMGASEHELQRLSRVQYLFLDDLGTAKTSEWTEEVTYRLINFRYNHCLPTIITSNLPARDENGPDLSDFVGARVASRLAEMVTTLVPMIGADRRRGGRAA, from the coding sequence GTGCCGGACTCCGACCCCGCCGACGAGGTACTGGAAGAAAGCCCCGGAGACCTCGAATGGCACAGTCGGGCTCGGGCCGACTACGCCCTGACCCGCTGGCGGCGCGCGACCCCTCCCCGGTTCCGTGACGCGGAGGCCACGCTGCCGGAGGTCGTCCAGTGGGCCGACCGCGCCCTTGCGGACAACGCCGCCGCTGGTGCTCTGCTCCTCACCGGCCTCACGGGGACGGGCAAGACGCACCAGGCATACGGGGCCTTGAAAAGGGTCGCGGCCGGCGCACCGGACCGCTTCGAGCTGATCGCCGTGAACTCGGCGGACATGTACGGCAACCTGCGGCCTTCACAGGTCATGGGCGCTTCGGAACACGAGCTGCAACGGCTCAGCCGTGTCCAGTACCTGTTCCTCGATGACCTCGGTACGGCGAAAACGTCGGAATGGACCGAAGAGGTCACGTACCGGCTGATCAACTTCAGGTACAACCACTGCCTGCCGACGATCATCACGTCCAACCTTCCGGCCCGCGACGAGAACGGGCCGGACCTGAGCGACTTCGTCGGGGCGCGCGTGGCGAGCCGCCTGGCAGAGATGGTCACGACCCTCGTGCCGATGATCGGCGCCGACCGGCGTCGTGGCGGGAGGGCGGCCTGA
- a CDS encoding transcriptional regulator, translating to MEIPSGRAERLAAQLASMLPEAAVVQVRLQGPRTLWPHLGLTALTDRGRHLRVPRAKALTIARWIIRSFPHAGWAASGHAFDLRTAELRGLEA from the coding sequence GTGGAGATCCCTTCGGGCCGGGCTGAACGGCTGGCTGCGCAACTGGCGTCCATGCTGCCTGAGGCCGCCGTCGTGCAGGTGCGCCTTCAGGGGCCCCGGACCCTGTGGCCCCACCTTGGCCTGACGGCCCTGACCGACCGAGGTCGTCACCTTCGCGTCCCTCGGGCGAAGGCGCTCACCATCGCCCGGTGGATCATCCGCTCGTTCCCCCACGCGGGATGGGCGGCCTCTGGCCACGCCTTCGACCTGCGGACGGCTGAGCTGCGCGGGCTGGAAGCGTGA
- a CDS encoding aminotransferase — MRDHNSATILNPEALQLDIAALRAETPGCRQVVHFNNAGCGLLATPVLTAMVGHLNLEARIGGYEASAARADGVRGFYTELAALINTAPENIAFAGSATHAYANALSSIPFEPGDTILTTRDDFVSNQIAFLSLRKRFGVQIVHAPNTPEGGVDVEAMARLMRAHRPRLVSVTHIPTNSGLVSPIAEIGRHCRELDLLYLVDACQSVGQYPLDVEEIGCDLLTATCRKFLRGPRGSGFLYVSDRVLRIGYEPLFIDMHGARWTAPGEYRPVGTAARFEEWEFPYATVLGSAAATRYAREVGLEAIAHRTPALAARLRDRLETVPGVRLLDRGPQLAALVTFAVDGAWQPQPFKEALDARKINSALSFREFAQFDFGDKDVDWCLRLSPHYYNTEEEVAHVADAVAEIVGGGGR; from the coding sequence ATGAGAGATCACAATAGCGCTACCATCCTAAATCCGGAAGCACTTCAGCTGGACATCGCCGCCCTGCGGGCCGAGACCCCCGGGTGCCGCCAGGTCGTCCACTTCAACAACGCGGGGTGCGGGCTGCTCGCCACCCCCGTACTGACCGCGATGGTCGGCCACCTCAACCTGGAGGCGCGGATCGGGGGTTACGAGGCATCGGCCGCGCGGGCCGACGGGGTCCGCGGGTTCTACACGGAGCTCGCCGCCCTGATCAACACGGCTCCCGAGAACATCGCCTTCGCCGGGAGCGCCACCCACGCGTACGCCAACGCCCTGTCCTCGATCCCCTTCGAGCCCGGCGACACGATCCTCACCACCCGCGACGACTTCGTCTCCAACCAGATCGCCTTCCTGTCCCTGCGCAAGCGGTTCGGCGTGCAGATCGTGCACGCGCCCAACACCCCGGAGGGCGGGGTGGACGTGGAGGCGATGGCGCGTCTGATGCGGGCCCACCGCCCCCGCCTGGTCTCCGTCACCCACATCCCCACCAACTCCGGCCTGGTCTCCCCGATCGCCGAGATCGGCCGGCACTGCCGCGAACTGGACCTGCTCTACCTGGTCGACGCCTGCCAGTCCGTGGGCCAGTACCCGCTGGACGTCGAGGAGATCGGCTGCGACCTGCTCACCGCCACCTGCCGCAAGTTCCTGCGCGGCCCGCGCGGCAGCGGATTCCTGTACGTCTCCGACCGCGTCCTGCGCATCGGGTACGAGCCCCTGTTCATCGACATGCACGGCGCCCGCTGGACCGCCCCCGGCGAGTACCGCCCCGTCGGCACGGCGGCCCGGTTCGAGGAGTGGGAGTTCCCGTACGCCACCGTCCTCGGCAGCGCCGCCGCGACCCGCTACGCCCGCGAGGTCGGCCTCGAAGCCATCGCCCACCGCACCCCGGCCCTGGCGGCGCGGCTGCGCGACCGGCTGGAGACCGTCCCCGGAGTGCGCCTCCTCGACCGCGGCCCGCAGCTGGCCGCCCTCGTCACCTTCGCCGTCGACGGCGCCTGGCAGCCGCAGCCGTTCAAGGAGGCCCTGGACGCCCGGAAGATCAACTCGGCGCTCAGCTTCCGCGAGTTCGCCCAGTTCGACTTCGGGGACAAGGACGTCGACTGGTGCCTGCGCCTGTCGCCGCACTACTACAACACCGAGGAGGAGGTGGCGCACGTGGCCGACGCGGTGGCGGAGATCGTCGGCGGGGGAGGCCGCTGA
- a CDS encoding DNA-binding protein, with protein sequence MPARRFDRERVRAVRRAADVPQADVASAIGAADSTVAGWESGATTPDQEKLPALARALNRDLDDLFPRDGLPDLMDLRCDAGLYRYETRAIIGTKSDGPLAGAEQGVRPLKDKYIPALAVAYGVTEDELKRAQARSFGEAQPEKAPETLAEKITMLLEHSYPGRPSPEDQEIADAVNAYAGAAVVSAADIEGLRTGAKADPLPVVLEGLAKFFDVSKLYFEENDAVAAQAYEALRFMYAAKQGKVGRVRARGMGSEGLPADVLSILNDIAGEVVERTDPGSKG encoded by the coding sequence ATGCCAGCTCGCCGTTTCGACAGAGAACGTGTGCGCGCGGTACGTCGAGCCGCCGACGTACCGCAGGCCGATGTGGCGTCTGCCATCGGTGCGGCGGACTCGACCGTGGCGGGGTGGGAGTCGGGGGCGACGACGCCCGACCAGGAGAAGTTGCCTGCTCTCGCGAGGGCGCTGAACCGGGACCTGGACGATCTGTTCCCGCGCGACGGCTTGCCCGATCTGATGGACCTGCGATGCGACGCCGGCCTCTACCGGTACGAGACCCGGGCGATCATCGGGACGAAGAGCGACGGCCCCTTGGCGGGTGCTGAGCAGGGCGTCCGCCCTCTGAAGGACAAGTACATCCCTGCCCTGGCGGTGGCGTACGGCGTGACGGAGGACGAGCTGAAGCGCGCGCAGGCGCGATCCTTCGGAGAGGCCCAGCCCGAGAAGGCCCCTGAGACGCTGGCCGAGAAGATCACCATGCTCCTGGAGCACTCCTACCCCGGCCGCCCGTCACCGGAGGACCAGGAGATCGCGGACGCGGTCAATGCGTACGCGGGCGCCGCGGTCGTCTCGGCGGCGGACATCGAGGGTCTGCGAACGGGAGCGAAGGCCGACCCGCTGCCCGTGGTCCTCGAAGGTCTGGCCAAGTTCTTCGACGTCTCAAAGCTGTACTTCGAGGAGAACGATGCCGTCGCGGCGCAGGCTTATGAGGCCCTGCGCTTCATGTACGCGGCCAAGCAGGGGAAGGTGGGCCGGGTACGGGCTCGCGGGATGGGCAGCGAGGGGTTGCCGGCCGATGTTCTGTCGATCCTGAACGACATTGCTGGTGAAGTCGTTGAACGGACCGATCCAGGCAGCAAAGGCTAG
- a CDS encoding amidohydrolase, with translation MLITGGRVLVDSGTYLEDGAILIEGESIAAVGPRKEVEERAGADVPRYEFGGTVLPGLIDAHVHLAFDGGADPVATLQGSTDDVLFEDMRRRAEQLLRSGVTTARDLGDRGGLALRLAAEINDRRTAGPRIVSAGTPATTLGGHCHFLGGEVSGEAEIRDLVRRNLAAGAGVIKAMVTGGGLTKDGPKSHQSQFSAEELAALVEEAHAAGVPVAAHAHGADGIAAAVEAGVDTIEHCTWMSSDGLDFRPDVVQQIIAKNITVCPAVSPHWQMLPRFFGEERAAATFDLVRQMADSGVRLIVGTDAGVQRADFGGLVPALGFYSHLGLPNASIIDMATSQAAEALGLGGVTGKVAPGFRADLLLVDGDPLADLSALSRVRAVFASGLRYEPTGADQ, from the coding sequence ATGCTAATTACCGGTGGACGAGTGCTCGTCGACTCGGGGACCTACCTGGAAGACGGCGCCATCCTCATCGAGGGCGAGTCGATCGCCGCCGTCGGGCCGCGCAAGGAGGTCGAGGAACGGGCCGGAGCCGACGTGCCCCGCTACGAGTTCGGCGGAACCGTTCTGCCCGGCCTCATCGACGCCCACGTGCATTTGGCCTTCGACGGCGGGGCCGACCCCGTCGCGACCCTCCAGGGCTCCACGGACGACGTCCTGTTCGAGGACATGCGTCGCCGCGCCGAACAGCTTCTTCGCAGCGGCGTCACCACGGCCCGAGACCTCGGGGACCGGGGCGGACTCGCCCTTCGTCTGGCGGCCGAGATCAACGACCGCCGGACGGCCGGACCGCGGATCGTGTCCGCGGGCACCCCGGCCACCACCCTCGGCGGCCACTGCCACTTCCTGGGCGGCGAAGTCTCCGGGGAAGCCGAGATCCGCGACCTCGTCCGGCGCAACCTCGCGGCCGGAGCCGGGGTCATCAAGGCGATGGTCACCGGCGGGGGCCTGACGAAGGACGGCCCCAAGAGCCACCAGAGCCAGTTCTCGGCCGAGGAACTTGCCGCCCTGGTGGAGGAGGCTCACGCCGCAGGCGTACCCGTCGCGGCCCATGCACACGGCGCCGACGGCATCGCCGCCGCCGTTGAAGCGGGCGTCGACACCATCGAGCACTGCACCTGGATGTCGAGCGATGGCCTCGACTTCCGGCCCGACGTGGTCCAGCAGATCATCGCGAAGAACATCACCGTGTGCCCGGCCGTGAGCCCGCACTGGCAGATGCTCCCGCGCTTCTTCGGTGAGGAGCGCGCCGCCGCCACGTTCGATCTGGTGCGGCAGATGGCCGACTCCGGTGTCCGCCTGATCGTCGGAACCGACGCTGGTGTTCAGCGGGCCGACTTCGGCGGGTTGGTTCCGGCGCTCGGGTTCTACTCGCACCTGGGCCTGCCGAACGCCTCGATCATCGACATGGCGACGTCACAGGCGGCCGAGGCCCTGGGCCTGGGGGGCGTGACCGGCAAGGTCGCTCCCGGCTTCCGCGCGGATCTCCTCCTGGTCGACGGTGACCCGCTCGCGGATCTCTCTGCGCTGAGCAGGGTGCGGGCCGTGTTCGCTTCGGGCCTGCGCTACGAGCCGACAGGCGCGGACCAGTAG
- a CDS encoding glycoside hydrolase, with product MNNSTKLGLGLVTAGLVSGVALLTTFGGADGAVAQEAGPGGGITTDAPVPGWVRELINTHAGQCPQVTASLLAAQLYVESNFNSGATSPVGASGIAQFMPGTWAQHGKDGDGDGVKDVRNPTDAIAAQAAYDCLLAKEVKKVPGDSTDNMLAAYNAGGGAVIKYGGIPPYPETRDYVRNIRALASKWADAVRPDAPAGKGAARAIAAAKTAVGSWYRWGGSCVMPYEGVGGCDCSSLTKMAWASAGVNLPRTTYDQVHAGTAVKAVSQLTPGDLLFSVPGSAGPEHVAMYIGDGQVIDAPRTGAQVRIKPLSYWKPQIIAMRHVG from the coding sequence ATGAACAACAGCACGAAACTTGGGCTGGGCCTCGTCACGGCCGGGCTCGTCTCTGGCGTCGCTCTCCTCACCACGTTCGGCGGCGCCGACGGTGCCGTCGCACAGGAAGCCGGTCCCGGCGGCGGCATCACGACGGACGCGCCGGTACCGGGCTGGGTCCGTGAGCTGATCAACACGCACGCGGGCCAGTGCCCGCAGGTCACAGCTTCGCTTCTGGCTGCTCAGCTGTACGTCGAGAGCAACTTCAACTCCGGCGCGACGTCGCCCGTTGGCGCCAGCGGAATCGCGCAGTTCATGCCGGGGACCTGGGCTCAGCATGGCAAGGACGGCGACGGGGACGGGGTCAAGGACGTCCGGAACCCGACCGACGCCATCGCCGCGCAGGCCGCGTACGACTGCCTCTTGGCCAAAGAGGTCAAGAAGGTGCCGGGCGACTCGACGGACAACATGCTGGCCGCGTACAACGCGGGTGGGGGCGCGGTGATCAAGTACGGCGGCATCCCGCCGTACCCGGAGACCCGTGACTACGTACGCAACATCCGTGCGCTGGCCTCGAAATGGGCGGACGCAGTCCGGCCGGACGCTCCGGCCGGCAAAGGTGCTGCGCGCGCGATCGCGGCCGCGAAGACCGCGGTGGGCAGCTGGTACCGGTGGGGCGGCAGCTGTGTCATGCCGTACGAGGGCGTTGGCGGCTGCGACTGCTCCTCACTCACCAAGATGGCCTGGGCCTCGGCGGGAGTGAACTTGCCGCGCACCACGTACGACCAGGTCCACGCAGGAACCGCTGTCAAGGCCGTGTCCCAACTCACCCCGGGGGACCTGCTGTTCAGCGTCCCCGGCAGTGCCGGACCCGAACACGTCGCCATGTACATCGGCGACGGCCAGGTGATCGATGCCCCGCGCACCGGGGCTCAGGTGCGGATCAAGCCGCTCTCGTACTGGAAGCCGCAGATCATCGCGATGCGGCACGTCGGCTGA